AGCCATGCTCGCGTGCATATTCCGAGGCACGGTCGTATAGCGCGGCTCCCGTCAGGCCTTCCAGCCATGCCAGGCGTGCGCGCCGGAAGACCTCGCGCGCGGCCTCGGCGCAGCGCAGGCGGTCCGCATCCGCGCCCAGCACGAAGGTGTCGCCGTAGTCGCCCTCGTGGCCGTCCCACACCGGGCCGATGTCCAGTACGAAGATGTCGTGCGCCTGCAGCTTGCGGTCGTAGTCGGTGCGCTGGACGGGCGGCGATTGCGTGTCCGGGCCGAAGCGCACATAGGTCGGGTGCCAGTTGTTGGATGCTCCCATTTGACGCAGGTGCTCGTCCGCCGTGGCGATGGCCTCGCGCGTGGTCATGCCGGGGCGCATCAGCGCGGCGATTTCCGCCACCGCCTGCATGGATCGCCGGCGCGCGTCCAGGATGCCTGCCAGCGTATAGCGCGGACTGAGGCGTTCCCAGGGGTGCGCCTCGCGCTGCGGCGCGACGCTGGCCGCGTCCCCGGCTGCGGGGTGGAAGGCTTCGGACCGGTAGCGGTCGGCGGGCAGGCCGGCCGCCAGCAGGCGGTCGCGGGCAGCCTGCACCATTGCGGGATTGCCGCAGGCGTAGACCAGGCTGCGGGACCAGTCATGGCCCGCGGCGATGGCGGCGTCCTGCACGTGGCGGCGGGGCCGGCCATCTGCGTTATCGGCCTGGGACAGCACCGCATGCCACTGGAACCCCTCGCCCTTGCCCTGCAAGGCATCCAGCATCTGCCCGGCGTAGCAATCGTCCGGCGTGCGTCCGCCCCAGTACAAGGTCACCGTCTTCAGCGCGCGGCTTTGCAACGCTGCCATAAGGATGGGAGCCACGCCCGCATAGCCCGTGCCGGTGGCCAGCAGCACCAGGTGATCGATGCCGGCAGGCATCTCTGCGGGCCAGGTGCAGCCGCCTTGCGCGCTGTCCAGGGTCAGCATGTCGCCGGGCTGGAGACCGGGAAGAATGCCATTGGTGAAGGCGCCGCCGGGCATGCGGCGGATGTGGAACTCCAGCCGGGCAGGCCCCGCCGCGCCGGGCGCATTCGCTATCGAAAAGTTGCGGCGGGCGCCGCCGTCCAGGATCAGCCGGGCATGCTGGCCGGGCAGGTAGCCGTAGTCGTCCCCGTCCTGCAACTCGACGATGAGCTGGGTGACGTCCGGCGCCAGCGGCAGGCGTGACGCCACGCGGGCGCTGCGCGGCGGCCTGGGTTCTTCGGGGGCGCGCCAATGCGGGAAGCGCAGCGTCAGGTCGCTGGCGGCGCGGCACTGGCACATCAGCAACTCGTCGCTGGCGGTCTGGTAGCTGCCGTCCGCGGGCGGGGCGATACGCTCATAGCTGCCCGCCACGACCACGGCGCGGCACGAGCCGCAGGCCCCGCGCTGACAGGAGAAGGGCACGGGTATCCCCTGGGCCAGCGCTGCCTCCAGGATCGAGGTCGTGCCGTCCGCGACGAAGGGGCCGGTCTCCAGGGTGATGGTGTGGCAGGGCGCAGTGACGGTCATGGCGGGTTCCAGGAAATTTGCCCCGCTAGGGGCTCAGGCAGTCAATCTACCGATAGAATGGCTACATGGAATAGAGCCATTTCTGCCAATATGAACAAGCCACTTTCCGTAGCGCAGCCAGGCGCGAAACGCCAGGAAGCCAGCCTGGATCTGCCGATGGACGCCGCGCGGCCCGGGGAATCCAAGCAGGCCTGGGTCTACCGCGAGATCCGAGAACGCATACTGAAGGGCGCGCTGCCGTCCGGTGCGCGCCTGCCGTCCACGCGCAGCCTGGCCGGGCGCTGGCACATTGCGCGCTCCACGGTCGAGGCTGCCTACGATCAATTGCGCAGCGAAGGCTATACCGCGGGCACGGTCGGTTCGGGCACTCATGTGGCGGCGGTGATTCCGGACAACTTTTTCCGGGCGGGGTTGCCGGGCCAGGGCGCCGCAACGTCCCAGACCCCGGGGCCGCGCCCGGCAACGCAAGCAGGCGGGCCAACGGTCGGCGCACCCGGGGCCGGCCCGCACATGGCCGCGATCTTCGCGCCGACGCAGCCCAACTCCCAGTTCTATTCCCGCAGCGCCGACGCCGCGCTCTTTCCCATGGAACGCTGGCGCAAGGGGCTGATGACCAGCGCGCGGCGCGTCACGCCGGCCCAGCTTGCCAACGATGAACCACAAGGCTGGCGCCCCTTGCGCGAGCAGATCGCCCGCTACCTGGGCGCGGCCCGCGGCATCAGCTGCGATCCGGACCAGGTCATCGTCCTGGGCGGCATCCGCGACGGCCTGGACCTCTGCGGCCATCTCCTGCTGCAGCCGCAGGACAAGGTGCTGATCGAGGATCCGGGCTACCTGAACGCCGAACCCATCTTCGGCCAGTACACGCGGCACATCGTTCCCTTGGCCATCGACGCCGAAGGTTTTCCGGTGGCGCAGGCGCGGCGCCAGCGCGGCGTGAAGCTGGTGCACGTCACGCCCGCGCACCAGGCGCCCACTGGCGCCACCATGTCCGTGTCCCGCCGTCTGGAGCTGCTGGACTGGGCCGCGCAGGCCGGCTGCTGGATCGTCGAGGACGACTACGACAGCGAATTCAGCTACGACGGCGCGCCGCTGGCGGCCCTGAAAAGCCTGGACACGGCCGACCGCGTCATCCATTGCGGCAGTTTCAACAAGACCCTGTTCAACGCGCTGCGCATCGGCTATGCGGTGGTTCCCAAGGAATTGGCGGCCGCTTTCGTGCAGGCGCGCCGCCGCGCGGGGCGCTCGCCCAGCATCATCGAGCAAATGACGCTGGCGGCGTTCCTGCAGGACGGCAGTTTCGCGCGCCACGTGCGCAAGGCGCGCGGCGTGTACGCGCGACGGCGCGACGCCGTGCTGCGCGCCTTGCGCCAGGCCGTCGGCAACGATGCGTTACGCGTCGGTGGCGAGCACGCGGGCTTTCACCTGCTGTGGTGGCTGCCTCCCGGCTGGGATGTGGCGCAGGCCGTGGCGGCGGCGCGGGCCGCGGGCGTGGGCATGCAGCCGGTGGCGGACTTCTGCCGCAAGGTGGATCTGGCGCCGGGCGTGGTGGTGGGCTATAGCACGGTGCAGGAAGACGCCCTGCTGAAGCTGGGAACGCTGCTGGCGCAAACCGCGCCAGGCGCGGGCCAGCAGCAGGATCCGGGCTTGCTGCGCCGCCTGCTGCGCGTCAAGGACCGCATGGACGCGGCCTCGCACGAGGCCTGGCCGGTGGAGCGCCTGGCCGAGGTCAGCGGCATCTCCAAGGCCCATTTTGCGCATTCCTTCAAGCGCGCCTTCGGCCTGCCGCCGCACCGCTATCTGCTGACGCGGCGTATCGAGCAAAGCGTGGCCATGCTGCGGGACACGGAGCGGAGCGTCACGGAAATCGCCTACGCCACCGGCTGGGAAAGCCTGGGCACCTATAGCCGCATCTTCCGCGACATTACCGGTCTCAGCCCCAGCGCCATGCGGGCGCAGGCGCGGGAGGGAACGCCGCCGTTGGACCGCATGCCCGGTTGCGTTGCGAAGGCCGCGCAGCGCCCCGATCTCAACATCGCTGTTTTGGAGAAGCGCCGCCGCGAGGCCGACGGTAAATTGCCGCCATTAACCAAGGAGGTCTCATGAACTCAGGCATCAATGTGGCGGGCATATACGTGGATGATCAGGATGCGGCGCTGGCTTTCTACGTGGACAAGCTTGGATTCCATGTCCACACGGACGTGCGCAACGGACCGTACCGCTGGCTGACGGTCCAGCATCCGGACCAGCCCTCGTTCCAGCTCGGCCTGTTCGCGCCCGGCCCGCCCATCCACGACGAGGCCACGGCGCAGACCTTGCGCGCCATGGTGGCGAAGGGGGCCATGCCGCCCCTGGTCCTGCATGTGGCCGACTGCCGCGCAGACTATGCCCGGTTGCAGGCCCTGGGCGTCGAGTTCACGCAGGAACCCATCGAACGCTACGGCAGCGTGGACGCGGGCTTTCGCGATCCGGCGGGCAATGGCTGGAAGATGATCCAGGCGCCGCGGGGCGCGACATGACAGCCGGCCTCGGGCGCTGGCGGCGCGTTCAGTAAGTGATCCGCACCGAAGCCGCACTGCGCTGTGCGCCCGCGCGGGTGACGGCTTCGATGTTGTTGCCGTCCGGGTCCAGCACAAACGCGGCGTAGTAGCCGGGATGGTAGGCGGCGCGCTCGCCCGGTGGGCCGTTATCCCGGCCGCCGTGCGCCATCGCCGCCTTGTAGAAGGCATCCACCATGGCCTGGTCTTCCGCCTGGAAGGCCAGGTGGATGCGGCCGGTGAGTTCGCCCTGCATCTCGGCGCTGCCGCGCGACGAAATGAACAGCTCGTCCGTCCAGAAGTCTGCGCCGTCGGAGCCGCCGATGGGAATCTTCAACGCATCGAAGACCGCCGTGTAGAACGCCTTGCTGGCGGGCAGGTCGCGCACGACCAGCCCGATGTGATCGATCAAGCGGCCCTTGTGTCGTTCTTTCTGCGCCATGAATCGCTCCTGGCTTTGGCAGTGGGAGAAGAATCAGCGATGTGAGACTACGCCTGGCGGCGCCATGTTTCAAGGCGCCGCACAGCCATTCGGGCGCGTGGCGATGCCCGCTCAGTCCTGGCCGGCCATGGCCCGCATGGGCTGGCAGGTCAGTTCCTTTTCTTCCTCTCCGAAATCCGCCATGTCCTTGCGCGCCTTGGTGTAGGCGCGCAGATACTCCGCATCGAATGCCAGCGACGACACGCCGGACTCGCGCGTTGCCGACTGCTGCCGCTTCTTCAGGATCTCCAGCAGTTCAGGGGTGAGCACCTTGCAATACTCCATGATGGCGTGGATCTGGGCCAGGGAGGTGGCCCGCTCCAGGTTCTGTTGCGCCAAGGCGGTTGCCGCGGGCAGCGACAGCACGGCGGCGGCGATCCAGGCGGCCGGTTTTAGCAGGGGATGGGGCATTGCGGGCCAAGTCCGTTCAAGAAGCAAGAGCCCGCATTTAACACGATCTTTGGTGGCGCCCGCTTCGACGCGCCGGGAAATGCGGCCGTCGGTCTACAATTCGTCCCGCTCCATCCGGGGGCTCAGCCTGTCTGTACGTGTAGTGTCGATAAAGGTCCACCCATGCGTCTGAACCAGTGCCAGAACTTCCACGACTTTCGCCGCATGGCCCGCCAGCGGCTGCCAGGCCCCATCTTCAATTACATCGACGGCGCCGCCGACGATGAAACCACCTACCGCCGCAACACCGCGGCCTTCGAATCCTGCGACCTGCTGCCCGATGTGCTGCGCGGCGTGGCGGAGGTGGACATGTCGGTGACGGTCATGGGCCAGAAGCTGGCGCTGCCGGTCTATTGCTCGCCCACCGCCTTGCAGCGCCTGTTCCATCATGACGGCGAACGCGCCGTGGCCGCCGCCGCGGGCAAGTTCGGCACCATGTTCGGTGTGTCCTCGCTGGGCACCGTCAGCCTGGAAGAAGCCCGCAAGATCAGCGGCGGCCCCCAGGTCTACCAGTTCTACTTCCACAAGGATCGCGGCCTGAACCGCGAGATGATGGCCCGCGCCAAAGAGGCCGGCGTGCAGGTCATGATGCTGACCGTGGACAGCATCACAGGCGGCAACCGCGAGCGCGACAAGCGCACCGGCTTCGCCATTCCGTTCAGGCTCAACCTGGCCGGCATCGCGCAGTTCGCCATCAAGCCCGCCTGGGCGCTCAACTACCTCACCCACGAACGCTTCCGGCTGCCGCAGCTGGACACCCACGTCGACATGGGCGGCGGCGCCATGTCCATCAGCCGCTACTTCACCGACATGCTGGACCCGGCCATGACCTGGGACGATGTCGCCGCGATGGTGCAGGAATGGGGCGGGCAATTCTGCCTGAAGGGCGTGATGTCGGTGGAAGACGCCAGGCGCGCAGCCGACATCGGCTGCACCGGCATCGTGCTGTCCAACCACGGCGGCCGCCAGTTGGACGGATCGCGCAGCGCCTTTGACCAGCTCGCGGAAATCGTCGACGCGGTCGGCGACCGTATCGACGTGATGATGGACGGCGGCGTGCAGCGCGGCACTCACGTGCTCAAGGCCCTGGCGCTGGGCGCCAAGGCAGTGGGCCTGGGCCGCTACTATTTATTCCCGCTGGCGGCCGCGGGCCGGCCGGGCGTGGAGCGCGCGCTGGAACTGATGCGGGTCGAGATCGAGCGGGCCATGAAGCTGATGGGGTGCAGGACCGTCGCCGAACTGCAGCGGCGGCACCTGCGGTTCCGCTGATCGGGCATCGCGGTTCGCGGATCGGGCAGGATAGGCCGCGATCCGCGGGCTTGCGCTTCAGAACGCGATCTTCACGCCGAGCTTGCCGTTGAAGTTCTGGCCATCGCCTCTCAGGCTGATCTCCGAGCCCACGCTGCCGTACATGGAGACATTGCGTTTGACGCCCACGTCCGCGCCCAGGTTCAGTTGCACCGATGCGCCCTTCATGTCGGCCCGGAACGGTACATAGCCGTTCTGTGATGAGAACTCGGTGGTCGGATTGGTCAGGAACTCGTTGACGAGGCTGGCGCGCAGCCAGGTCGTCGCGACCCGCTTGCCGTCTGGCCCGGGATCCAGTTCCACCGTGCGCGCCAGGCGCACTCCCAGGCGGCCCCTAAGGCTGTCTACGTCGTTGAAGCGGATCTTGGCGGCGCCGTCGTTGGCATCGTTGAGGTTGACATTCTGGAACACCAGTTGCGCCTGCGGCTCGATCACCCATTCGTCGTTCAGGCGGAACGGATAGCCGCCTTCCAGCGAGGTCGCGAAGCCGAAGCCGCGCGTGTCCAGGTTGTAGCCCGCGGGCGAGCGGCCGTTGTCCACGTCGTAGCGCGTGCCTTGGATCACCGCGTCGACATACCAGCCTTCCTTGCCGATATGCGTCCAGTAGCCGCCCAGCGTCACGCCGTTCATGGCCGCCTGGCCGGCCGAGCGGCCATCCAGGTGGTCGACGTCGGCTGTGGCGCGGCCGAAGGCGACATAAGCGCCGGCGTGGTCCATGCTGCCGTTGGCGTTGGCGCGGCGATAAAGGTCCACGCCGGATTGCAGGCCATAGATCTTGTAGTCGTAGTCCGGGCCTCGGGATCCCAGGATGCCCGAGTTGCTGCCGTTGCGCTCGCCTGTCACGCCGATGACGCGGCCCCATGCCAGGGAATTGCTGCCGGTCGGCGTGGAGGGCAGGGCGTAGCGCGCCTCGCCGATGCGTTCATGTAGCGAGTCGAGGAAGGTCGAACCGTAGCGCAAGGCCAGCTCCGGCGTCGCCACGGCCGTGGAGACTTCGGGCCGGTAGTTGGGCGGTGCGGGCGGCACGGGCGTGGGCGGGTTGGGCGGCACCGGCGGCTCGGGCGGGTTCGGTGGAACCGGGGGCTCGGGGTTCTTGCACGCGGGATTGCTGGGCGCGGCGGCGCAATCCACCGTCGATCGCAGGTACCAGTTCTGCAGCCCGCTGGCGTCCACGCTGGAGCGTTGCAACGTATAGGCATACGGGCCCGCGGCGACGTAGCCGCCGGCATTACCTAGCGTGAACGCGCTGGTGGCCGTGGTGCCGCCATTGACGGCATCGACCAGCAGAATGCCGTTGCCGGTAGTCACGGCGCCCGCGCCGCCGGCGTTGGTGACGATCAGTGAAGACGAGCCTGAGGCCGTGCCGCCATTGATCACCAGGCGGTCTGACGGCGAACTATCGTCGCCGAGCAAGGTGTTCATCGCGATCCTGCCGCCCTGGCCTGCGTAGTTCGGCGTCGTCAGCGTGGTGCCGGGCGCGGTGCCGGTGCCCATGTTGATGAGGCCGGCATTGGTCACGCCGGCCACAGTCTGGTTGTAGCCGCTCAGATCGAGCGTACCCGCTGCCGCCACGTTCACGGCTGAGTTGGGACTCAGCGTGGAGGCCGCGCCCGCGCGCAGCACGCCGTTATTGACGTTGGTCGGACCGCCATGGGTGTTCTGCGCAGTCAGGATCGTCGTGCCGGTGCCGTTCTGATTGACGGTGCCGCTGCCGGAGATCAGGCCGGCGAACGTGACCGCGTCGGAGCGATTGAAGCTTAGCGCGCCGCTGTTGGCCACGTCGCCCAGGATGGCGCCGGATGTGCCGCCATTGCCCAATTGGAGCGTGCCTGCGGAAATGGTGGTGCCGCCGGTATAGGTGTTATCTGCGGTCAGGATGGTGGTGCCGGTGCCGATCTGGTTGACCACACCGCTGCCGGAGATCAGGCCGGCGAAGGTCTGGACATCAGAGCGGTTGAAGGTCAGCGCGCCGTTGTTGTCCACGTTGCCCAGGATGGCGCCGGTCGTGCCGCCATTGCCCAGTTGGAGCGTCCCTGCGGAAATGGTGGTGCCGCCCGTGTAGGTATTGTTTACCGTCAGGATGGTGGTGCCGGTGCCGATCTGGTTGACCGTGCCGCTGCCGGATATCAGGCCGGGGAAGGTCTGGATATCAGCGCGGTTGAAGGTCAATGCGCCGTTGTTGGACACGTCGCCCAGGATGGCGCCGGACGTGCCGCCATTGCCCAGCTGGAGCGTGCCTGCGGAAATGGTGGTGCCACCCGTATAGGCATTGTCCGCTGTCAGGATGGTGGTGCCGGTGCCGATCTGGTTGACCGTGCCGCTGCCAGAGATCAGGCCGGGGAAGGTCTGGACGTCGGCGCGGTTGAAGCTCAGCGTGCCGTTGTTTGCGACGTCGCCCAGGATGGCGCCAATGGTGCCGCCGTTGCCCAGCTGCAGCGTACCTGCCGAGATCGTGGTGCCGCCGGTGTAGGTATTGTCGGCGGTCAGAATCGTGGTGCCAGAGCCGATCTGGTTGACCACGCCGCTGCCGGATATCTGGCCGGCGAAGGTCACTACGTCGGAACGGTTGAAAGCCAGGACTCCATTGTTTGCCACATTGCCCACGATGGCGCCCGACGCGCCGCCGTCGCCCAATTGCAGGGTGCCTGCGGCAATCGTGGTGCCGCCGGTGTAGCTGTTGTTGCCTGTCAATACGGTGGTCCCGGTGCCGATCTGGTTGACCACGCCACTGCCCGAAATCTGGCCTGCGAGCGTCATGGTGTCCGAGCGGTTGAAGGTCAGCGCTCCGTTGTCGACCACATTGCCGAGGATGGCGCCCGAGGTACCACCATTGCCCAGCTGCAGCGTGCCCGCCGAGATCGTGGTACTGCCGGTGTAGGTATTGTCGGCGGTCAGGATCGTGGTGCCAGAGCCGATCTGGTTGACTCTGCCGCTGCCGGAGATCAGCCCGGAGAAGGTCTGGACGTCGGAGCGGTTGAACGTCAGCGCGCCATTGTTCGCGACGTTGCCCAGGATGGCGCCCGAGGTGCCGCCGTTGCCCAGCTGCAGCGTGCCGGCCGAGATCGTGGTGCCGCCGGTGTAGGTATTGTCCGCCGTCAGGATGGTCGTGCCCGCGCCGATCTGGTTGACCACGCCGCTACCGGAGATCAGGCCAGGGAATGCCACGGTATCGGAGCGATTGAAGGCCAGCGCCCCATTGTTGGTCACGTTGCCCAGGATGGCGCCCGAACTGCCGCCATCGCCCAGTTGCAGCGTGCCCGCAGAGATCGTGGTGCCTCCCGCATAGGTATTGTTGCCTGTCAGCACCGCGGTGCCGGCGCCGATCTGGCTGACCGAACCGCTGCCGGAAATCTGGCCTGCGAACGTCAGGGTGTTGGAGCGATCGAACACCAGCGCCCCATTGTTCGCTACGTTGCCGACGATCGCGCCCGTGGTGCCGCCATTGCCCAACTGCAAGGTTCCAGCCGCGATGGCGGTGCCGCCGGTATAGGTGTTGTTGGCCGTCAGTATCGTGGCGCCCGTGCCATTCTGGTTGACCACGCCGCTGCCCGAGATCAGGCCTGCGAACGTCACGCTGTCAGTGCGGTTGAAGTTCAGGATGCCGTTGTTTGCGACGTTGCCCACGATGGCGCCGCTGGTGCCGCCATTGCCCAATTGCAGCGTGCCGCCGGCGATCGTGGTACCGCCCGTGTAATTGTTGTTGGCGGTCAGTATTGTGGTGCCGTTGTAGGTGCTGAGCTTGCCCGCGCCGGTGATGCCGGGAGTAAACACATAGCCGGCGGTGTTGGTGTGGTTGAACACCAGTCCGCCTGTTGCGCCCAGGGTCAGGCTGGGACTGGGGCCCGTCAACGACAGCGTGCCAGGGGCCGCCGCAGCGGCCAGCGCGGCAGCGCCGATATTGATGACGCCTTGTGAACTGGCCGCTCCGCCAACCACGGCGCTGGTCGCACTGACCACGGCATCGTTCGAAATGGTCACGGCGCCGTTGCCCGAAGCGCCCACGCTGAGTTGAGCGCTGCTGTTCCACTGCGTGCCAGCGCCGCTGACCGTCACCACGCCCACGCTGCCCGGGTCGTAGCCGACAACGGCGGCCGCATTGCTCACGACCGCGCTGTCGCTGATCTGCAGCGTGCCGTTGCCGGTCTGGCCCACGCGCATGAAGCCGGTGGTGTTCAGCTGCGATCCCAGGCCGCTTACCGTAACGGTGCCGGTGCCGCCCGCCGCCACGCCCACATAAGTGTTGGTCGTGCTTCTGACGACACCGCCGTTCGAAACACCCAGCGTGCCCGTGCCCGAGAACCCTACGGACAGGCCAGCGCTGTTCGTCCATTGCGCTCCCGTGCCGCTCACCGTCACATGGCCGGTGCTGCCGACCTGCCGGCCGATGAAGCCGGATCCGTTGGACACCACG
The sequence above is drawn from the Achromobacter xylosoxidans genome and encodes:
- a CDS encoding NAD(P)H dependent flavin oxidoreductase family protein, with amino-acid sequence MTVTAPCHTITLETGPFVADGTTSILEAALAQGIPVPFSCQRGACGSCRAVVVAGSYERIAPPADGSYQTASDELLMCQCRAASDLTLRFPHWRAPEEPRPPRSARVASRLPLAPDVTQLIVELQDGDDYGYLPGQHARLILDGGARRNFSIANAPGAAGPARLEFHIRRMPGGAFTNGILPGLQPGDMLTLDSAQGGCTWPAEMPAGIDHLVLLATGTGYAGVAPILMAALQSRALKTVTLYWGGRTPDDCYAGQMLDALQGKGEGFQWHAVLSQADNADGRPRRHVQDAAIAAGHDWSRSLVYACGNPAMVQAARDRLLAAGLPADRYRSEAFHPAAGDAASVAPQREAHPWERLSPRYTLAGILDARRRSMQAVAEIAALMRPGMTTREAIATADEHLRQMGASNNWHPTYVRFGPDTQSPPVQRTDYDRKLQAHDIFVLDIGPVWDGHEGDYGDTFVLGADADRLRCAEAAREVFRRARLAWLEGLTGAALYDRASEYAREHGCELVREIPGHRVSDFPHALYGKHLLAQADFVPADGIWVLEIQVRDAQRPIGAFYEDVLLR
- a CDS encoding aminotransferase class I/II-fold pyridoxal phosphate-dependent enzyme, giving the protein MNKPLSVAQPGAKRQEASLDLPMDAARPGESKQAWVYREIRERILKGALPSGARLPSTRSLAGRWHIARSTVEAAYDQLRSEGYTAGTVGSGTHVAAVIPDNFFRAGLPGQGAATSQTPGPRPATQAGGPTVGAPGAGPHMAAIFAPTQPNSQFYSRSADAALFPMERWRKGLMTSARRVTPAQLANDEPQGWRPLREQIARYLGAARGISCDPDQVIVLGGIRDGLDLCGHLLLQPQDKVLIEDPGYLNAEPIFGQYTRHIVPLAIDAEGFPVAQARRQRGVKLVHVTPAHQAPTGATMSVSRRLELLDWAAQAGCWIVEDDYDSEFSYDGAPLAALKSLDTADRVIHCGSFNKTLFNALRIGYAVVPKELAAAFVQARRRAGRSPSIIEQMTLAAFLQDGSFARHVRKARGVYARRRDAVLRALRQAVGNDALRVGGEHAGFHLLWWLPPGWDVAQAVAAARAAGVGMQPVADFCRKVDLAPGVVVGYSTVQEDALLKLGTLLAQTAPGAGQQQDPGLLRRLLRVKDRMDAASHEAWPVERLAEVSGISKAHFAHSFKRAFGLPPHRYLLTRRIEQSVAMLRDTERSVTEIAYATGWESLGTYSRIFRDITGLSPSAMRAQAREGTPPLDRMPGCVAKAAQRPDLNIAVLEKRRREADGKLPPLTKEVS
- a CDS encoding VOC family protein, with the translated sequence MNSGINVAGIYVDDQDAALAFYVDKLGFHVHTDVRNGPYRWLTVQHPDQPSFQLGLFAPGPPIHDEATAQTLRAMVAKGAMPPLVLHVADCRADYARLQALGVEFTQEPIERYGSVDAGFRDPAGNGWKMIQAPRGAT
- a CDS encoding VOC family protein codes for the protein MAQKERHKGRLIDHIGLVVRDLPASKAFYTAVFDALKIPIGGSDGADFWTDELFISSRGSAEMQGELTGRIHLAFQAEDQAMVDAFYKAAMAHGGRDNGPPGERAAYHPGYYAAFVLDPDGNNIEAVTRAGAQRSAASVRITY
- a CDS encoding alpha-hydroxy acid oxidase is translated as MRLNQCQNFHDFRRMARQRLPGPIFNYIDGAADDETTYRRNTAAFESCDLLPDVLRGVAEVDMSVTVMGQKLALPVYCSPTALQRLFHHDGERAVAAAAGKFGTMFGVSSLGTVSLEEARKISGGPQVYQFYFHKDRGLNREMMARAKEAGVQVMMLTVDSITGGNRERDKRTGFAIPFRLNLAGIAQFAIKPAWALNYLTHERFRLPQLDTHVDMGGGAMSISRYFTDMLDPAMTWDDVAAMVQEWGGQFCLKGVMSVEDARRAADIGCTGIVLSNHGGRQLDGSRSAFDQLAEIVDAVGDRIDVMMDGGVQRGTHVLKALALGAKAVGLGRYYLFPLAAAGRPGVERALELMRVEIERAMKLMGCRTVAELQRRHLRFR
- a CDS encoding autotransporter-associated beta strand repeat-containing protein is translated as MSFKLSSAFLIALGAFPAYSQTIDGGSIVTVPGSQSSPWNLGASSLTVGNTSTGTLQIGATGVVSNGSGFIGRQVGSTGHVTVSGTGAQWTNSAGLSVGFSGTGTLGVSNGGVVRSTTNTYVGVAAGGTGTVTVSGLGSQLNTTGFMRVGQTGNGTLQISDSAVVSNAAAVVGYDPGSVGVVTVSGAGTQWNSSAQLSVGASGNGAVTISNDAVVSATSAVVGGAASSQGVINIGAAALAAAAAPGTLSLTGPSPSLTLGATGGLVFNHTNTAGYVFTPGITGAGKLSTYNGTTILTANNNYTGGTTIAGGTLQLGNGGTSGAIVGNVANNGILNFNRTDSVTFAGLISGSGVVNQNGTGATILTANNTYTGGTAIAAGTLQLGNGGTTGAIVGNVANNGALVFDRSNTLTFAGQISGSGSVSQIGAGTAVLTGNNTYAGGTTISAGTLQLGDGGSSGAILGNVTNNGALAFNRSDTVAFPGLISGSGVVNQIGAGTTILTADNTYTGGTTISAGTLQLGNGGTSGAILGNVANNGALTFNRSDVQTFSGLISGSGRVNQIGSGTTILTADNTYTGSTTISAGTLQLGNGGTSGAILGNVVDNGALTFNRSDTMTLAGQISGSGVVNQIGTGTTVLTGNNSYTGGTTIAAGTLQLGDGGASGAIVGNVANNGVLAFNRSDVVTFAGQISGSGVVNQIGSGTTILTADNTYTGGTTISAGTLQLGNGGTIGAILGDVANNGTLSFNRADVQTFPGLISGSGTVNQIGTGTTILTADNAYTGGTTISAGTLQLGNGGTSGAILGDVSNNGALTFNRADIQTFPGLISGSGTVNQIGTGTTILTVNNTYTGGTTISAGTLQLGNGGTTGAILGNVDNNGALTFNRSDVQTFAGLISGSGVVNQIGTGTTILTADNTYTGGTTISAGTLQLGNGGTSGAILGDVANSGALSFNRSDAVTFAGLISGSGTVNQNGTGTTILTAQNTHGGPTNVNNGVLRAGAASTLSPNSAVNVAAAGTLDLSGYNQTVAGVTNAGLINMGTGTAPGTTLTTPNYAGQGGRIAMNTLLGDDSSPSDRLVINGGTASGSSSLIVTNAGGAGAVTTGNGILLVDAVNGGTTATSAFTLGNAGGYVAAGPYAYTLQRSSVDASGLQNWYLRSTVDCAAAPSNPACKNPEPPVPPNPPEPPVPPNPPTPVPPAPPNYRPEVSTAVATPELALRYGSTFLDSLHERIGEARYALPSTPTGSNSLAWGRVIGVTGERNGSNSGILGSRGPDYDYKIYGLQSGVDLYRRANANGSMDHAGAYVAFGRATADVDHLDGRSAGQAAMNGVTLGGYWTHIGKEGWYVDAVIQGTRYDVDNGRSPAGYNLDTRGFGFATSLEGGYPFRLNDEWVIEPQAQLVFQNVNLNDANDGAAKIRFNDVDSLRGRLGVRLARTVELDPGPDGKRVATTWLRASLVNEFLTNPTTEFSSQNGYVPFRADMKGASVQLNLGADVGVKRNVSMYGSVGSEISLRGDGQNFNGKLGVKIAF